The following coding sequences are from one Amphiprion ocellaris isolate individual 3 ecotype Okinawa chromosome 19, ASM2253959v1, whole genome shotgun sequence window:
- the maptb gene encoding microtubule-associated protein tau, giving the protein MQRVAMVTAASSRHAAAAPSLSVLRQGGAADGSQQQQRGGVMMDGDSAPLREGPAQEAQRMMGESPCLMMEKQDEVEKEDSSVMGKQEQEKEEKEEDKLSVMEKQEGEKKEEHFMMEKLEKEEKEDHSVMENQEKEEKEERFMMVKQEKEEKEDHSVMENQEKEEKEERFRLEKQEKEEKEECIMMEKQEQEKEEKEKDELSMMEKQEEEKEELSMMEKQEEEKKEEKEERFMIEKQEEAEEHYMMEKQEEEMPGEEKEREKVQPQTPCSSSTPPPEDERGAEEKEEKVQREEQKEEVRSESPPIQEEQEGDDEEEDGVRGEEQVKQETVEVMEGREEEVHQTETPSSSSTPPPGEAGADEKEEKEAVVGRGEELHPPQEVPDSNTSVPSLSEPPAEEELDIQEVKTNTPVHQTPPSADLNVPADETSAPLTNGLLSKQREKRLIPAAAPPSTTKAPPKGAATRRKTSTSSSKQASAVQKTSAPPPLRKGKAAVKDPADETNKASRTAGGARAAKMISAKSTESVDGVNSPGSRSPASRSSTPNRDVKKVAVVRTPPRSPGSTRGRTPPLPSHPMPDLSNVKSKVGSTENLKHSPGGGKVQIVNKKLDLSNVTSKCGSKSNIHHKPGGGKVEIKSEKVDFTAIQSKVGSLENVTHVPGGGKKKIESQKLHFRETAKARTDHGADIITQADSSPHRLSNTSSPGSLNAAEAPPLDTLADQVSASLAKQGL; this is encoded by the exons ATGCAGCgggttgccatggtaacagcaGCCTCCTCCCGGCATGCAGCAGCGGCCCCCTCCCTCTCCGTGCTTCGGCAGGGTGGAGCAGCAGACGgatcgcagcagcagcagcgtggaG GAGTGATGATGGATGGAGACTCCGCCCCCCTCAGAGAAGGCCCCGCCCAAGAGGCGCAGAGGATGATGGGAG AGTCTCCTTGCTTAATGATGGAGAAACAGGACGAGGTGGAGAAAGAGGACAGCTCCGTGATGGGGAAACAGGAgcaagagaaagaggagaaggaggaagacaAGCTTTCCGTGATGGAGAAACAGGAAGGCGAGAAGAAAGAGGAGCACTTCATGATGGAGAAACTggagaaggaagagaaagaggatcATTCAGTGATGGAGAaccaggagaaggaggagaaagaggagcgTTTCATGATGGTGAaacaggagaaggaggagaaagaggatcACTCAGTGATGGAGAaccaggagaaggaggagaaagaggagcgCTTCAGGTTGGAGAaacaggagaaggaggagaaagaggagtgCATTATGATGGAGAAACAGGAgcaagaaaaagaggagaaggagaaagacgAGCTTTCCATGATGgagaaacaggaggaggagaaagaggagctTTCCATGATGgagaaacaggaggaggagaagaaggaggagaaagaggagcgCTTCATGATAGAGAAacaggaggaggcagaggagcactacatgatggagaaacaggaggaagagatgccaggagaagagaaagagagggagaaggtTCAACCTCAGACTCCATGCTCCTCCTCCACACCTCCTCCTGAAGATGAAAGAGGAgctgaagaaaaggaggagaaagtgcaaagagaagaacagaaagaagaggTTCGATCTGAGAGTCCACCTATacaggaggagcaggaaggagacgatgaagaggaagatggagTCAGAGGAGAGgaacaggtgaagcaggagacagtggaggtgatggaggggagagaagaggaggtgCATCAGACAGAGACTCCTAGCTCCTCCTCCACACCTCCTCCAGGTGAAGCCGGAGCTgatgaaaaggaggagaaggaagctGTGGTGGGCAGAGGTGAGGAGCTCCACCCACCTCAGGAGGTCCCTGACAGTAACACGAGCGTTCCCTCCCTCTCTGAGCCTCCTGCTGAAGAGGAGCTAGACATCCAGGaggtgaaaacaaacacaccagtCCACCAAACTCCGCCTTCAGCAGACCTGAATGTCCCTGCCGACGAAACGAGCGCTCCTCTAACCAATGGCCTCCTCAGCAAGCAGAGAGAGAAGCGTTTGAttcctgcagctgctcctccCTCCACAACCAAAGCTCCACCCAAGGGAGCTGCCACGAGGAGGAAAACCAGCACCTCCTCTTCTAAACAGGCTTCTGCAGTCCAGAAAACAAGCGCTCCTCCTCCCCTGAGGAAAG GAAAAGCAGCTGTAAAGGATCCTGCTGATGAAACCAATAAG GCGTCCAGGACAGCGGGAGGCGCCAGAGCAGCCAAGATGATCTCAGCCAAGAGTACAG AGTCAGTTGATGGTGTTAACAGTCCAGGAAGTCGCTCTCCTGCCAGCCGATCATCCACTCCGAACAGAGACGTCAAGAAG GTGGCAGTGGTACGGACCCCTCCTCGGTCACCTGGCTCTACTCGTGGACGGAcaccccccctcccctcccaccCAATGCCTGACCTGAGCAACGTGAAGTCAAAGGTGGGATCCACGGAGAACCTGAAACACTCCCCAGGAGGAGGCAAG GTTCAAATTGTTAACAAGAAGCTGGACCTCAGTAACGTGACGTCAAAGTGTGGTTCCAAAAGCAACATCCACCACAAGCCAG GTGGAGGGAAGGTGGAGATAAAGTCGGAGAAGGTGGACTTCACAGCGATTCAGTCTAAAGTGGGTTCTCTGGAGAATGTCACTCACGTTCCAGGAGGAGGGAAGAAGAAG ATTGAGAGTCAGAAGCTGCATTTCAGAGAGACCGCCAAAGCTCGGACCGACCACGGTGCTGACATCATCACCCAGGCTGACTCCTCCCCTCATCGCCTTAGCAACACTTCCTCCCCTGGAAGCCTTAATGCGGCCGAAGCTCCGCCCCTCGACACGCTGGCTGACCAG GTGTCTGCCTCCCTCGCCAAACAAGGCCTGTGA
- the cdc27 gene encoding cell division cycle protein 27 homolog: protein MTVLQEPVQAAVWQALNHYAYLDAVFLAERLYAEVRSEEALYLLATCYYRSGKPYKAYRLLKAHSCSTPQVRFLLAKCCVELSKLAEGEQVLIGGVLNKQKSQDDIITEFGDSASFTLSLLGHIYCKTDRVAKGAECFQRSLTLNPFLWSPFQNLCHLGDKPDPDQVFRLSSLQNSSLAPPPPSVSPAQNASHRLDTALMETPQDTLELNRLNLESSNGKLTSDLSVSYIDSSLISPETGSLLGNTVSMASAGSLLAKQNKPKSGRSLLGGPAALSPLTPSFGILPLEPSPGDPTYLQNYSATMETQSTAPSKKSVSRISQSKSVFSQSGNSRDVLPIPFNQSQTSAPHTSGSPQVLSPSMSGPPNVQPRRSSRLFTSASSTAKENSKKLKMKFPTKIPNRKTKCKSAKTSNSSNLNESLDILRLDSSLSLPDTKIPQYQRAAADSVMALLRELGRGYQALCSYNCREAIHILTSLPPQHYNTGWVLTHIGRAYFELAEYTQAERLFSEVRRIESYRVEGMEIYSTTLWHLQKDVALSALSKDLTDMDKNCPEAWCVAGNCFSLQREHDIAIKFFQRAIQVDPSFAYAYTLLGHEFVLTEELDRALACFRNAIRVNNRHYNAWYGLGMIYYKQEKFNLAEIHFKKALSINPQSSVLLCHIGVVQHALKKSDAALETLNRAIGIDPKNPLCKFHRASILFANDKYKAALQELEELKQIVPKESLVYFLIGKVYKKLGQTHLALMNFSWAMDLDPKGANNQIKEAIDKRYLPEDEAAEVDDSQDSSIMTDADDTQLHTAESDDVL, encoded by the exons ATGACGGTGCTGCAGGAACCTGTCCAG GCTGCAGTGTGGCAGGCTCTGAACCACTACGCCTACCTGGACGCAGTTTTCCTCGCTGAGAGACTTTACGCTGAAG TGAGGTCGGAGGAGGCGCTCTACCTGCTGGCTACCTGTTACTACCGCTCTGGGAAGCCATACAAAGCGTACCGGCTGCTGAAGGCCCATAGCTGCTCCACTCCGCAGGTTCGATTCCTGTTGGCCAAGTGCTGCGTCGAGCTCAGCAA gcTCGCTGAAGGAGAGCAGGTTCTGATTGGTGGAGTGCTAAACAAACAGAAGAGCCAGGATGACATCATCACAGAGTTTGGGGACTCCGCCTCCTTCACACTGTCATTACTGGGACACATTTACTG TAAGACAGATCGTGTTGCTAAAGGTGCCGAGTGTTTCCAGAGGAGTTTAACCCTCAACCCGTTCCTGTGGTCACCTTTCCAGAACCTCTGTCACCTAG GAGATAAACCCGATCCAGATCAAGTGTTTAGGTTGTCCTCACTACAGAACTCCTCGCTAGCCCCGCCCCCACCATCTGTAAGCCCCGCCCAGAACGCCTCTCATCGCCTAGACACCGCTCTCATGGAGACGCCACAGGATACGTTG GAGTTGAATCGTTTAAATCTAGAATCATCAAATGGAAAGCTGACATCTGATTTATCAGTGTCCTACATTGACTCCTCCCTCATCTCCCCGGAGACCGGCTCCCTATTGGGTAACACGGTCTCCATGGCATCAGCCGGCTCTCTATTGGCTAAACAGAACAAGCCCAAGAGTGGGCGGAGTTTACTGGGAGGACCTGCAGCCCTCAGCCCTCTGACGCCCAG TTTTGGTATTCTGCCACTGGAGCCCAGCCCAGGAGACCCCACATATCTACAGAACTACTCTGCTACCATGGAAACACAAAGTACTGCCCCCAGCAAGAAG tctgtttcCAGAATCAGTCAGTCAAAGTCTGTCTTCAGTCAGAGTGGTAATAGTAGAGATGTCCTCCCCATCCCCTTCAACCAATCACAGACCTCTGCTCCTCACACCAG TGGCTCCCCTCAGGTCCTCAGTCCCAGTATGTCTGGTCCTCCAAATGTTCAGCCCAGAAGAAGCTCCAGACTGTTTACTAGTGCCAGCTCTACTGCCAAG GAAAACAGCAAGAAATTAAAGATGAAGTTTCCTACAAAAATCCCCAATAGGAAAACCAAATGTAAATCAGCGAAGACATCAAACAGCAGTAACCTGAACGAGAGTCTGGACATCCTGAGACTGGATTCCAGTCTAAGTCTACCAGACACCAAGATCCCCCAGTACCAGAGGGCTGCTGCAG ACAGTGTAATGGCGTTGCTACGGGAACTGGGACGTGGTTACCAGGCACTGTGTTCATACAACTGCAGGGAGGCCATCCACATCCTGACCTCGCTCCCTCCCCAGCACTACAACACTGGCTGGGTCCTCACTCACATCGGCAGGGCCTACTTCGAACTGGCCGAGtacacacag gCGGAGCGTCTGTTCAGTGAAGTGCGCAGGATCGAGTCGTACAGAGTTGAAGGGATGGAGATTTATTCCACCACTCTGTGgcacctgcagaaagacgtggCGCTGTCCGCCCTGTCCAAAGACCTGACCGACATGGACAAGAACTGTCCAGAG gccTGGTGTGTAGCAGGAAACTGTTTCAGTCTGCAGAGGGAACACGACATCGCCATCAAGTTCTTCCAGAGAGCTATCCAG GTGGACCCGAGTTTTGCATATGCGTACACTCTGTTGGGTCATGAGTTTGTTCTGACTGAGGAATTGGATCGGGCCCTCGCCTGCTTCCGGAACGCCATCAGAGTCAACAACAGACACTACAACGCATG GTATGGTCTGGGGATGATTTACTACAAACAGGAGAAGTTCAACTTGGCCGAAATCCACTTCAAGAAAGCTCTGAGCATCAACCCTCAGAgctctgtgctgctctgtcacatCGGAGTG gtgCAACATGCTTTGAAGAAGTCTGATGCCGCTTTAGAGACTCTGAACAGAGCGATTGGGATCGACCCCAAGAACCCACTCTGCAAGTTCCACCGAGCATCTATACTGTTCGCCAATGACAAGTACAAG GCGGCTCTTCAGGAGTTGGAGGAGTTAAAGCAGATTGTTCCCAAAGAGTCTCTGGTTTACTTCCTTATAGGAAAG GTGTATAAGAAGTTGGGTCAGACTCACCTGGCCCTGATGAACTTTAGCTGGGCAATGGACCTGGATCCTAAAGGAGCAAACAATCAGATCAAAGAAGCCATCGACAAGCGATACCTGCCTGAGGACGAAG CGGCGGAGGTGGACGACAGTCAGGACAGCAGCATCATGACAGATGCCGACGACACGCAGCTCCACACGGCTGAGAGCGACGACGTTCTTTAA